The genomic DNA GGTCGGCTCGGCGATGATCGCGGCGTCGCGCTCGAACGGGTAGGGGTTCGAGAGCGCGGCCGCCGCGGCGCCGATACCGCCCTCCTCCTCGCCGGCGACGCTCTCGACGACGAGGCGGCCGTCGAGGTCGACGGGTGCCGATTCCGCGAGGTGCTTCGCCGCGAAGACGCAGGCCGCGAGGCCGCACTTCATGTCGGCGGCGCCGCGGGCGGTGAGGGTCTCGGTGCCGTCCGCTCCCTCCTCGTCGCGCCAGGTCGGCTCGAAGGGGTCGCTCGACCACGACTCGCCGGCGGCCGGGACCACGTCGACGTGGCCGTTCAGCACCAGCGTCGGCCCGGCGTCGGGGTTCCCGAATTCGAGGACGCCGCCGACGCTGGGCCGGCCCTCGACCGGAATCGCGTCGGTGTCGTCGGGGAACGACGGGTGGGCGGCCAGTTCGGCGGCGTCGGCGGTCCACTCGTAGGTCTCGAAGCCCAGGTCGTCGAGTTTCTCTCGGACGAATGCCTGGGCGGGGGCCTCGTTCCCGCCGGTGGTGTCGTATCGGAGGAGCGTCGCGGCGAACTCCCGGAGGTCGGGGCCGCGCTCGCTGGCGAAGTCGTCCATAGTCGTGTCGAGTGAGGAGGCTGGGGGTAAAGGTTCCGACGCGCGTCTGTAGACTCGTTTCCTACCTCCAGCTACGAATGGAAGCGACCTCCCTGTGAATGGTAAATGTTTAACCCTACCGGACGCAAGACCGGTTGAGGGCTGGTAGCTCAGTTAGGCAGAGCGTCTGGCTTTTAACCAGACGGTCAGGGGTTCAAATCCCTTCCAGCCCGTTTCTGTGACGACCGAGGATGAGGGTACTAGTGTTCTAACAGCCTCTCTGAACTATCAGCACCGCTAGCTACTGCCGTCACCTGTGTACAGCACCGCACAGCCCCGCACCGCGACAGCCTCACCCCTCCCCAGCCTCCTCCTTCGCTTCGCTCAGTCGTTCCTCGCGCGATTCGGCGCGGCCACTGACGGGCCGCCGGCAGACAATCGTGTCTGCCGGGCTGTTGCGAATCGGAGATTCGCCACATCCCGAAAATCTCCGATTTTCGGAGACGTCCGTTCGCTTCGCTCACGACGACCGCGCCAGCGCGCGCCAGTTCCCAAGTTGGAATCCCGCGAGAACGAACCTCGATTTCCCGTCTGTCGATACACTCCGAAAGCGAACGCCTCGCTCAGACGTCCTCGAAGTCGCTGTTCACCTCGCCGTCGCGGTCGAGGTCGATGATGGCGTCGAACAGCCCCATGAACTTCTCGACGTGCTCCTCGTCGTGGACGCCCTTCGAGAGGTGGAAGAGGCCGACCGCGTCGTGTTCGCGCAGCAGGCCCAGAATCTGGCGGATCGCGTCGCGGACCCGCGACTCGTCGGCGTAGTAGGCCATCTCGGTGATGGAGTCGAGGCTGATGCGGCGCTTGCCCTCCGTGTTCTCCAGGAACCGCCGGGTGACCTCCAGCACGCCCTCGAGGTCGTCGGGCGAGGAGACGTAGTGGACGTTGTCGGTGCTCCGGCGGGAGTAGCCCCGCTCGATGCTCAGCGTGTCGAGGATCTCGGCCTTGCTCTCGTCGACGTCGTAGTGGTCGAGCTTCTGCTTGACCTCCCGGGCGGTGGTTCGGGTCGAGATGACGAGGAAGCGGTCTGTGTCGGTCTTGAGGAAGTCGGTGTCGATGCGGTCGGTCTCGCCGGTGCTCGGATGCAGGAGGAGGACGCCAGTGCCACCGGGAATCGCGTCGGGCGTGTTCTCGATGGCGAGTCGATAATCCATACCATCTGGTATTACGTGGCGGCGACTTAAGACTGCGGGTCAGGCGGTCGCGTCCGGACGCCGCACCCGGGTCCGCCGGCGAAGGGTCGACTCAGAACACGCTGTCGGCGGTGGCCGCGCCGACCACGCTGAACACCGCGCCGACGCTGATGGCCCGGAGGGTGACGGTCACGGTCTCCATCGACGCCTCGCCGGCGACGAACGTGTCGCCGAGGAACGTGCCGGGCGCGCCGAACGCCACCGCGAGTATCGCCACCGACCCGAACGAGACCAGCATCAGCGAGACGAATCGCGAGGGGACGCCGGCCACCTCGGCCTCCCGGTCGGGGTCGCGGTCGTCGTCGGCCTTGTAGAGCGCCCCGTACCCGATGAGAAAGACGATGAGCACCGTGGCGACCGTCTGGAACCACGTCATGTCCCGGGCCAGACTCCACACCTCCTCGGTGACGACGAACGGCCCCGCCAGCAGGAAGCCGCCGACGATCTGCTGGGCGGAGTCCGCCAGCGCGAAGCGCTTCTTCGATCCGACCATACGCGACCTGATACACCGTGCCGTTAAAAGGCTCCTGCCTGACCCGGGTCCAGCCGGACCCCGACTCACACCGCCCAGCCCTCCATCTCCGACCCGTTCCGAACCCGTTTTGTCGGTGGCACGTCTTCCTTCCGGCATGAGCGTCCGCGAGGAGTTCGACGAGTGGGCGGCCGACGGCCGCGACAGGGGAATGGAGGACCGCCACTGGCACACCGGGAAGTACGTGCTGGCCCGGATGCCGGTCGAGGCGGGCGACACCGTGCTGGACCTGGGGACCGGCAGCGGCTACGCGGTCCGGGCGCTCCGGGACACCCAGCGCGCCGGCCGGGCCTACGGCCTCGACGGCTCTCCCGAGATGGCGCGCAACGCCCGGGGGTACTCCGACGACCCGCAGGTCGGCTTCCTCGTCGGCGACTTCGACCACCTGCCGTTCGCCGACGACAGCGTCGACCACGTCTTCACGATGGAGGCATTCTACTACGCGAACGACCCTCACGAGACCCTGGCGGAGGTCGCCCGCGTCCTCCGGCCCGGCGGCACGTTCTACTGCGGCGTGAACTACTACGAGGAGAACGTCTACTCTCACGAGTGGCAGGAGTTCATCGACGTGGAGATGACCCGCTGGTCGGCCGCCGAGTACCGCGAGGCGTTCCGCGAGGCGGGCCTGCACGTCGCCGAGCAGGACAACGTCCCCGACCGCGACACCGAGATCCCCGACGAGAGCGCGTTCCCGACCGACGACTGGGAGAGCCGGGAGGCGATGGTCGAGCGCTACCGGGAGCTCGGGACGCTGCTGACGGTCGGCGTCGCGCCCTGAGCCGCGGTCGCCGGTCCGGCTCCCGACGCGCCCCATCGCGGCGAACATGCGCGTCGCGTAGCTCCGAACATATTCGTCCGGGCCGCGCTCTCCCCTTCGCTTGCAGGCGAAATACCTATTTCACCGCGTCGCCAGGCCCAGAGTAATGGGTCACTGGTCGCGTCTCGTCTCGACGCTCGGTGGGGACCGCGTCGTCGCCGGGTGGGGTGGACTGTACGTTCTTCTCGCTACCGCGCGAGCCGGCTTCATCGTCGCCACGGGTCGGCCGATAGTCGCCGCTATCGTCGACTTCGTGCTGGTCGCCGGTCCGGGAGCCGTCATGCTGTACGGGGGACTCCGACTCTCCCGGTCGGACCTCGATCCGGAGACCTACCCCCGGGTCGTGGCCTGGTGTCTCGCCGGCTTCGTCGTGACTCTCGGCATCATCGAACTGCTCAATCTCGAACCCGGCGTCACCATCGCCTACCCGCGATGGTCGTTCACGCTGGGCGCGGCCGTCGGGACCGCGGCCGGCTTCGGTATCGGCGTGAACGACGCCCGCGCGGTCACCCGGGCGAAGGAGATAGAGCGCCGTAACCGGGAACTGGAGCGCCAGAACGGTCGACTAGAGAGCTTCGCCCGGATGGTCGCCCACGAGCTCCGGAGCCCGTTGACCGTCGCGAAGATCTACCTCGACGGGGCCGCGAAGGGCGACGCCGACGCGGCGGCGCAGGTCGAGAGCGCCCTGGACCGCATCGAGGAGATGATCGAGGTCGTGCTGGTCACCGCCCGGGGCAGCGACGCCAACATCGACGCCGACCCCGTGTCGGTCGCCGACGTCGCGGCCGAAGCGTGGGCGCCCCTCGACTTCCCCCGCGCCGACCTCGTCGTCGAGACCGACCGGACGGTTCTGGCCGACCCGATTCACGTCCGCCACCTGCTGGAGAACCTGTTCCGCAATTCGGTGGAGCACGGCTCGACGAGCCACCGTCCGCGCGACGGTGACGTCGACGCGTCCGACGCGGGCGTGACGGTCCGCGTCGGCTCGCTGCCCGGCGGATTCTACGTCCAGGACGACGGTCCCGGCATCCCCGAAGACGAGCGCGACGCCGTGTTCGAGGCCGGCCACACCACCGACGACGACGGGATCGGCCTGGGACTCACCTTCGTCTCGCAGCTCGTCGACGCGTACGGCTGGGACTGTGACATCACCGAGGGCGAGTCCGGCGGGGCGCGCTTCGAGTTCACGAACGTCGACACGGTTTCGGCCGAGCGGCCGAAGACGCACTGACGCCGGTCGGTCTCCCGACGATTGCTGCCGCGGGGCGGACCCGCTCGCTCCGCTTCCTCACTTTCGGATTCTACTCCTCGGCCTGTCGCGCAAAGGTGTAGAACTCGTCGTTCGGGCGCATGTCCGCCATCGCGGCCATCCGGTTGCTCAGGTTGAAGAACGCGGTCACGCTGCCGACGTCCCAGATCTCCTCGTCGGTGAGGCCGACCTCGCGGAGCGCGCCCAAGTCGGCCCCGGTCACGCGAGCCGGCTCCTCCGTGAGCTTCACCGCGAAGTCGAGCATCGCTCGCCGGCGCTCCGAGAGGTCGGCCGCGCGGTGGTTGGTCGCGAGCTGGTCGGCCAGCTTGGGGCGCTCGCTGTAGAACCGACAGAGCGCGCCGTGGGCGACCACGCAGTAGAGGCAGTCGTTCGCACCGCTGACCGCGACGACGATCATCTCGACCTCCTCGCGGTCGAGCGGCGTGTCCTCGACCAGCGCGTCGTGGTACCGGAAGAACGGCCGGAAGTGGCTCGGCTTGTAGCCGAACGCCCGGAAGACGTTGGGCGCGAAGCCGGCGCGCTCGGTCTCCTCCTCGATGCGCTCCCGGAGGTCGTCGGGCAGGTCCTCGGCGTCCGGGACCGGGAACTCGGTCATCGGTTCCTCGGGCATGCGACCCCCTTCGTCAGGTTCGCCCTTGAGTCTTGACGCGGGACGGCGTCGGCGACTCGCTCGCGGCGCTCAGATCCCCCGGACCGTCTCGATGACGCCCGTGCTCTCGAGGGTCATCCACGCGAGGAACACGGCGTAGAGGCCGAGCAGGGCGTACGCCTCGCCGTCGGTGAGTTCGAGGTGGGTGCGGGTGACGACGACGAACACGAGCGTCGCGAACGCGAGGAATCCCATCATCGGGATGGCCGCGAGGAAGTTGACGGTGGCGGACCCGCCGAGGAGGACGCCGACCGGGATGGCGACAAGGAGGTTGAACGTGTTGCTCCCGAGAACGTTCGTGAGGCTGGTGATGCTCTCGTCGTTCTTCGCGGCGTTGATGCTGACGAACGCGTCCGGGAGGCTCGTCGCGGCCGCGATGACCGTCAGCCCCCACAGGAAGCTCGGCGTGTCGAAGATCTCGCCGAAGCCGAGCGCGGCCCGGACGATGCCCTCGACGCCGACGGCGATGAGGACGAGCGAGACCGCGAGCACCGCCCACTCGCGGCCCGGGTCGACGTCGACGTCATCGGTCGGCACGTGGTCCCGGGTGTCTTGGTACTGGAGGAAGACGTAGACGCCGTAGGTGGCCAGGGGCATGACGACGAGCGCGGGGGTGAGAATCGCCGCCGAGTTCGTCCCGCCGGGGACGTAGGTCGCCCCGAGCGCGAACGTGATGAACAGCACGAGGACGCTGATGATGTAGAACTGGGCGTCCTTGTGGACGATGTCCCGGGTCGCCTCGAGCCGCTCGGCGGCGAGCGCGGAGAGTGCCGGGATGACGAGCAGGTTGAAGATGGCGCTCCCGACGATCGCCCCGACGCCGAGGCCGAACTCGCCGTGGACCAGCGTGCTGATGACGACCGAGCTGAGTTCGGGAAAGCTCGACCCGATGGCGATGACGACGGCCCCGTGGACCGCGACCGGCAGCCCGTAGTGCTTGCTGAGCCGCTCGGCGGAGCGTTCGAGGAGCTCGCTACCCTTCCAGATGACGCCGGTCGCCCCGACCGCCAGCAGGAGATACAAGATGACGGGACTCATCGTGCGGACAGTAGAAAACCCTCGCTGAAGATACTGGCGGACGCCCGTCGAACGAGGTCGTCCCCAGCGTCCTGCTCTTTGGACTGTCGCGCGCGGCTTCGCTACGCCTTCTCGCCCGCCCGGATCTCCGCGTCCAGCCAGTTCTCCTCGGGCGGGAGCGGGCAGGCGAACGTCTCGCTGTACGCGCAGAACGGCGAGTACGCGAGGTTGAAGTCCAGGACCATCTCCGAGGCGTCGTCGAGACCGCCCTCGGTCTCGAACTCCATGTACCGGCCGCCGTCGTAGGTCTGCTGGCCGGTCGTCTTGTCGCGGAACGGGACGAACAGGCCGTCCTCGTCGGCCTCCTGGCGGTAGCCCGCGAGCTCGTCCGCCTCGCCGTCGAGCTCGAAGTGGAGCGTGGCGACCCGGAGGTACCGCTGGGGCGGGCCGGCGCTGACCTCCAGTTCCACGGGGTCGGGCTGCTCGTGGACCTCCACGGTCGCGGTCACCCGGTAGTCGGGGGCGGGGTCGAAGTAGTCGAGGCCGTCGAACGTCTCGCGCTCCTCGGGCGGAATCGGCGACTGGGGGTGCTCGGCGAAAAAGTCGTCCTTCTCGGTTCGGTGTGATTCGAGTTCTTCTCGCCACGCCTCGGCGTCGAACTCCTCGGTCGCGGTGTCGCTCATGGGCGGTCGTAGTCGGTCGCGCCGGGTAACGCTTCTCATCGCTTCGGAAGCTGGGCAAACAGCGTTCGGGTAGACTCAAAGGGGCCGGGCGGGGGCTTTCGACACCAACGTATTCCTGTTCGACGACCCTGCTGAACG from Halorussus rarus includes the following:
- a CDS encoding DUF7090 family protein, which produces MDYRLAIENTPDAIPGGTGVLLLHPSTGETDRIDTDFLKTDTDRFLVISTRTTAREVKQKLDHYDVDESKAEILDTLSIERGYSRRSTDNVHYVSSPDDLEGVLEVTRRFLENTEGKRRISLDSITEMAYYADESRVRDAIRQILGLLREHDAVGLFHLSKGVHDEEHVEKFMGLFDAIIDLDRDGEVNSDFEDV
- a CDS encoding DUF2391 family protein, yielding MVGSKKRFALADSAQQIVGGFLLAGPFVVTEEVWSLARDMTWFQTVATVLIVFLIGYGALYKADDDRDPDREAEVAGVPSRFVSLMLVSFGSVAILAVAFGAPGTFLGDTFVAGEASMETVTVTLRAISVGAVFSVVGAATADSVF
- a CDS encoding class I SAM-dependent methyltransferase, with the translated sequence MSVREEFDEWAADGRDRGMEDRHWHTGKYVLARMPVEAGDTVLDLGTGSGYAVRALRDTQRAGRAYGLDGSPEMARNARGYSDDPQVGFLVGDFDHLPFADDSVDHVFTMEAFYYANDPHETLAEVARVLRPGGTFYCGVNYYEENVYSHEWQEFIDVEMTRWSAAEYREAFREAGLHVAEQDNVPDRDTEIPDESAFPTDDWESREAMVERYRELGTLLTVGVAP
- a CDS encoding ATP-binding protein, with protein sequence MGHWSRLVSTLGGDRVVAGWGGLYVLLATARAGFIVATGRPIVAAIVDFVLVAGPGAVMLYGGLRLSRSDLDPETYPRVVAWCLAGFVVTLGIIELLNLEPGVTIAYPRWSFTLGAAVGTAAGFGIGVNDARAVTRAKEIERRNRELERQNGRLESFARMVAHELRSPLTVAKIYLDGAAKGDADAAAQVESALDRIEEMIEVVLVTARGSDANIDADPVSVADVAAEAWAPLDFPRADLVVETDRTVLADPIHVRHLLENLFRNSVEHGSTSHRPRDGDVDASDAGVTVRVGSLPGGFYVQDDGPGIPEDERDAVFEAGHTTDDDGIGLGLTFVSQLVDAYGWDCDITEGESGGARFEFTNVDTVSAERPKTH
- a CDS encoding peroxidase-related enzyme (This protein belongs to a clade of uncharacterized proteins related to peroxidases such as the alkylhydroperoxidase AhpD.); amino-acid sequence: MPEEPMTEFPVPDAEDLPDDLRERIEEETERAGFAPNVFRAFGYKPSHFRPFFRYHDALVEDTPLDREEVEMIVVAVSGANDCLYCVVAHGALCRFYSERPKLADQLATNHRAADLSERRRAMLDFAVKLTEEPARVTGADLGALREVGLTDEEIWDVGSVTAFFNLSNRMAAMADMRPNDEFYTFARQAEE
- a CDS encoding sodium:calcium antiporter, whose amino-acid sequence is MSPVILYLLLAVGATGVIWKGSELLERSAERLSKHYGLPVAVHGAVVIAIGSSFPELSSVVISTLVHGEFGLGVGAIVGSAIFNLLVIPALSALAAERLEATRDIVHKDAQFYIISVLVLFITFALGATYVPGGTNSAAILTPALVVMPLATYGVYVFLQYQDTRDHVPTDDVDVDPGREWAVLAVSLVLIAVGVEGIVRAALGFGEIFDTPSFLWGLTVIAAATSLPDAFVSINAAKNDESITSLTNVLGSNTFNLLVAIPVGVLLGGSATVNFLAAIPMMGFLAFATLVFVVVTRTHLELTDGEAYALLGLYAVFLAWMTLESTGVIETVRGI
- a CDS encoding DUF1684 domain-containing protein; this translates as MSDTATEEFDAEAWREELESHRTEKDDFFAEHPQSPIPPEERETFDGLDYFDPAPDYRVTATVEVHEQPDPVELEVSAGPPQRYLRVATLHFELDGEADELAGYRQEADEDGLFVPFRDKTTGQQTYDGGRYMEFETEGGLDDASEMVLDFNLAYSPFCAYSETFACPLPPEENWLDAEIRAGEKA